One window from the genome of Paraclostridium sordellii encodes:
- a CDS encoding 2-oxoacid:acceptor oxidoreductase family protein, which yields MRKEIRLSGSGGQGLILAGIILAEGAILSNLNSVQTQSYGPEARGGASKAEVIISDGEINFPKARKADLLLCLTQKSFEEYSNTVKKDGTIIIDSIVNEKGFKSDGVEIIKVPIIESSKTNLGKEMVANIVALGVIGELIDEIDNDMLKRAILGRVPKGTEKLNEQAFKLGHSLVNLAY from the coding sequence ATGAGAAAAGAAATAAGGCTTAGTGGATCTGGGGGACAAGGACTTATTTTAGCAGGAATAATACTTGCAGAAGGAGCAATACTTTCTAATTTAAACTCAGTTCAAACTCAATCTTATGGACCAGAGGCTAGAGGTGGAGCAAGCAAAGCAGAAGTGATAATAAGTGATGGGGAAATAAACTTTCCTAAAGCTAGGAAAGCTGATTTATTACTTTGTTTAACTCAGAAATCATTTGAAGAATATTCAAATACGGTTAAGAAGGATGGAACTATAATAATAGATTCTATTGTGAATGAAAAAGGATTTAAATCTGATGGTGTAGAAATAATTAAGGTTCCAATAATAGAAAGCAGTAAAACTAATTTAGGAAAAGAAATGGTTGCAAATATAGTAGCTTTAGGAGTTATAGGTGAACTAATAGATGAAATAGATAATGATATGTTAAAAAGGGCAATTCTGGGAAGAGTTCCAAAAGGAACTGAAAAATTAAATGAACAAGCTTTTAAACTAGGTCACTCTCTAGTTAATTTAGCTTATTAA
- the surE gene encoding 5'/3'-nucleotidase SurE, with translation MSKPINILVTNDDGIYACGILELAKAFKEIGNVYVVAPDTQRSATGHAITIHDPIMIKEENIEKGIIAYSISGTPADCVKVGIESILKDVEIDLVLSGINNGPNLGTDVIYSGTVSAAIEGLIQNKPSIAISYDSYNIYKDDYKKASEFIVKLVKKLERNMSIFEDCILNVNMPNRDIKGFKMTKLGIRQYENDIDERLSPHGKRYVWIGGRVKILEQEEISDISAVEEGYISITPINIDMTNMEKLKILEELDL, from the coding sequence ATGAGTAAACCTATAAATATACTGGTTACAAATGATGATGGAATTTACGCTTGTGGGATTTTAGAACTTGCAAAAGCTTTTAAAGAAATTGGAAATGTTTATGTAGTTGCTCCGGATACTCAAAGAAGTGCAACAGGGCATGCAATAACAATTCACGATCCTATAATGATAAAAGAAGAAAATATAGAAAAAGGAATTATAGCATATTCCATAAGTGGAACGCCAGCAGATTGTGTAAAAGTTGGAATAGAATCAATTTTAAAGGATGTAGAAATTGATTTAGTTTTAAGTGGGATTAATAATGGTCCTAATTTAGGAACAGATGTAATATATTCAGGTACTGTATCAGCTGCAATAGAAGGGTTAATACAAAATAAACCGTCTATTGCTATATCTTATGATTCCTATAATATTTACAAAGACGATTATAAGAAAGCCTCAGAATTTATAGTTAAACTAGTTAAAAAATTAGAAAGAAATATGAGTATATTTGAAGATTGTATACTAAATGTAAACATGCCTAATAGAGATATAAAAGGATTTAAAATGACTAAATTGGGAATAAGACAATATGAAAATGATATAGATGAAAGATTAAGTCCACATGGAAAGAGATATGTATGGATTGGGGGAAGGGTAAAAATTTTAGAACAAGAAGAAATAAGTGATATATCAGCAGTTGAAGAGGGATATATATCAATAACACCAATAAATATAGACATGACTAATATGGAAAAATTAAAAATATTAGAAGAATTAGATTTATAA
- the gltS gene encoding sodium/glutamate symporter yields MFEVNLSMIQSIAFTTIVLIIGSFIKERVNIFKKYCIPAPVVGGFSFAIISFLLRKSNLLYINFDTTLQNILMTAFFTTVGFTASISILKKGGSKVLKFLVVAVLLVLTQNIVGVLSAKAIGVNPLLGLIAGSVSMTGGHGASGAFGPVIESSGLNGALSISMACATFGLVSGSIIGGPLGKRLIEKYNLSSDECESDRNNNILELSLEGDGTCLGITKGELSEIKLTNSVIQIVVAMGLGTIISSIFSLLKITIPEYIGAMIIAAIMRNFSDIKGIWETSEKELSTIGSICLSLFLSMAMCSLKLWELIDLAIPIIIVLGVQTIIMILFAYFITFKVMGKDYTAAILAAGHCGFGMGATPNGIANMESITSKYGPSTNAFFILPLVGALFIEFFNSATITTFINLLG; encoded by the coding sequence ATGTTTGAAGTTAATTTAAGTATGATTCAAAGCATTGCTTTCACTACAATTGTTTTAATCATAGGTTCCTTTATAAAAGAAAGAGTTAATATATTTAAAAAGTATTGCATTCCTGCGCCAGTTGTTGGAGGATTTTCCTTTGCAATTATATCATTTTTATTAAGAAAAAGTAATTTATTATATATAAATTTTGATACAACCTTACAAAATATACTTATGACAGCTTTTTTTACAACAGTGGGATTTACTGCAAGCATAAGCATTTTAAAAAAAGGAGGATCAAAAGTTCTTAAATTTTTAGTTGTTGCAGTTTTATTAGTCTTAACTCAAAATATAGTTGGGGTATTGTCAGCTAAGGCAATAGGTGTCAATCCTCTTTTAGGATTAATAGCCGGTTCTGTGTCTATGACGGGAGGACATGGAGCATCAGGGGCATTTGGACCAGTAATAGAAAGTAGTGGATTAAATGGAGCTCTTAGTATTTCAATGGCATGTGCTACATTTGGATTAGTATCAGGAAGTATAATAGGTGGTCCGCTTGGGAAAAGACTAATTGAAAAATATAATTTATCTTCAGATGAATGTGAGTCAGATAGAAATAATAATATTTTAGAACTTAGCTTAGAAGGAGATGGAACTTGTCTTGGAATTACAAAAGGTGAGTTATCAGAAATTAAGTTAACAAATTCAGTAATTCAAATTGTAGTTGCTATGGGGTTGGGAACTATAATTTCGTCTATATTCTCATTATTAAAAATAACAATACCTGAGTATATAGGAGCTATGATAATTGCTGCAATAATGAGGAATTTTTCAGATATAAAAGGAATTTGGGAAACTTCTGAGAAAGAATTGTCTACAATTGGTTCTATATGTTTATCGCTTTTTTTATCAATGGCTATGTGCAGTTTAAAATTATGGGAACTTATAGATTTAGCTATACCTATAATTATCGTGCTTGGAGTGCAAACTATAATAATGATTTTATTTGCTTATTTTATAACTTTTAAGGTTATGGGAAAAGATTATACGGCAGCTATTCTTGCAGCAGGGCACTGTGGATTTGGAATGGGGGCAACTCCTAATGGTATTGCTAACATGGAATCTATAACAAGTAAGTATGGACCATCAACAAATGCATTTTTTATACTACCATTGGTGGGAGCATTATTTATAGAGTTTTTTAATTCTGCTACTATAACTACATTTATTAATTTATTAGGATAA
- a CDS encoding 2-oxoacid:ferredoxin oxidoreductase subunit beta, protein MPSSVIENNFRSERLPHIWCPGCGHGILMRSIAVAIEELGLDKNNVCIVSGIGCSSRASGYLDFNTLHTTHGRAIPFATGVKFANPDMHVIVVTGDGDCTAIGGNHLIHACRRNIDITTIVFNNNIYGMTGGQFSPTTKTNDLATTAPYGNIDKPFDICELSIGAGATFVARGTAYHAKQMIDYIKKGISHKGFSVLEGISICPTYYGRKNKKGSAVGLMNLIKDNYVDVSLRDKLPSEKLENKEFYGIFKDIKMPEYTDEYQKIINRFK, encoded by the coding sequence ATGCCAAGTAGCGTTATAGAAAATAACTTTAGATCAGAAAGGTTGCCTCATATATGGTGCCCTGGGTGTGGTCATGGAATTCTTATGAGATCTATAGCAGTTGCAATAGAAGAATTAGGCCTAGATAAAAATAATGTTTGTATAGTATCAGGGATTGGGTGCTCATCAAGAGCTTCGGGATATTTAGACTTCAATACTTTACATACTACTCATGGTAGAGCTATTCCATTTGCAACAGGAGTTAAATTTGCAAACCCAGATATGCATGTAATAGTAGTTACTGGAGATGGTGACTGTACAGCTATAGGTGGAAATCATTTAATTCATGCATGTAGAAGAAACATAGATATAACTACAATAGTTTTTAACAATAATATATATGGTATGACAGGAGGTCAATTTTCTCCAACTACTAAAACTAATGATCTTGCTACAACAGCTCCTTATGGAAATATAGACAAACCATTTGATATATGTGAATTATCAATAGGAGCAGGTGCTACCTTTGTTGCAAGAGGGACTGCATACCATGCAAAGCAAATGATAGATTATATAAAAAAAGGTATAAGTCATAAGGGATTTTCTGTTTTAGAAGGAATAAGTATATGCCCTACTTATTACGGACGAAAGAATAAAAAAGGTTCTGCCGTAGGACTTATGAATTTAATAAAAGATAATTATGTGGATGTTTCTCTTAGAGATAAGCTGCCAAGTGAAAAACTTGAAAATAAAGAATTTTATGGGATATTTAAGGATATAAAAATGCCAGAATATACAGATGAGTATCAGAAAATAATAAATAGATTTAAGTAA
- a CDS encoding MurR/RpiR family transcriptional regulator: MNETKDFKDSKQLIDDIQKQYTRLSKGQKLIAQYLISNYDKVAFMTASKLGEEVGVSESTVVRFANALGFTGYPKLQDALQELIKNKLTTVQRVEMNQEYSDDCKILNKVLKSDIDNIKHTLEDLNEEVFQQASDKLLNARKIYILGMRSSFSIAQYLGFYLDIILDNVHIIRMDMGDAFEQVVRVTDEDVVVAISFPRYSKRSHQIVEYAKAKGAHVISITDSLFAPIATISDTTLLVKSNMASFVDSLVPALSLCNALIVSIGMKEKEDIKSYFDDLEKIWERYGVYE, from the coding sequence ATGAACGAAACTAAAGATTTTAAAGATAGCAAACAGTTAATAGACGATATTCAAAAGCAGTATACAAGACTTAGTAAAGGTCAAAAACTTATAGCACAATATTTAATATCAAACTACGACAAAGTAGCATTTATGACAGCTTCAAAGCTTGGGGAAGAAGTAGGTGTTAGTGAATCTACTGTAGTTAGATTTGCAAACGCTTTAGGATTTACAGGATATCCAAAACTTCAAGATGCCCTTCAAGAACTTATAAAAAATAAGTTAACTACAGTGCAGAGAGTAGAAATGAATCAAGAATATTCAGATGATTGTAAGATCTTAAATAAGGTATTAAAAAGTGACATAGATAACATAAAACATACATTAGAAGATTTAAATGAAGAAGTTTTTCAACAAGCATCAGATAAACTTCTTAATGCAAGAAAAATTTATATATTAGGAATGAGAAGTTCATTTAGTATAGCTCAATATCTAGGGTTTTATTTAGATATTATACTAGATAATGTTCATATAATAAGAATGGATATGGGAGATGCATTTGAGCAAGTAGTAAGAGTTACTGATGAAGATGTAGTAGTTGCCATCAGTTTCCCTAGATATTCAAAAAGAAGTCATCAAATTGTAGAATACGCTAAAGCTAAGGGAGCACATGTTATATCAATAACAGATAGTTTATTTGCACCAATAGCAACTATATCAGATACAACTCTTTTAGTTAAAAGTAATATGGCGTCTTTTGTAGATTCATTAGTTCCGGCGCTAAGTCTTTGTAATGCTCTTATAGTATCTATAGGAATGAAAGAAAAAGAAGATATAAAATCTTATTTTGATGATTTAGAAAAAATCTGGGAAAGGTATGGAGTTTATGAGTAA